Below is a window of Leisingera sp. S132 DNA.
AAGCCAGCAACAGACGCACGGTTCATCTGGCAGTAGACGCGTTCGCCCCTGCCGGGACTGCGATGTTCGCACCGCTGCGAGGTGAAGTGGTTATCGCTGAATACCGTAGCGGGCATCTGGATTACGGCGGGCTGATCATCCTGCGTCATGAAACACCCGAGGGCGATTCCTTCTTCACTTTATACGGCCATCTGGATCCTGAGTTCCTGGACCGCTTGAAGCCGGGTGATACTATCGAAAAGGGAGAAGAATTCTGCCGCCTTGGCGATCCCAGCCAAAACGGCGGATGGGCGCCGCATGTTCATTTCCAGTTGGCGCTGTCCACTGAGGGAATGGAGGCCGACTGGCCCGGCGTCGGCGACCCGGACGAGATGTATCTATGGCGCGCACTCTGCCCGAACCCGGCGGCGCTGCTCAATCTGCCGGATGAGAAGGTCATTTATAAGCCGACCAGCAAGGACAGCGTTCTGGCAGGACGCCACGCGCATTTTGGAGGCAACCTGAGCCTTACTTACACCGACCCCGTGATGCTGGTGCGCGGCTGGAAACACCACCTGTTTGACGAGTGGGGCCGACCATATCTGGATGCCTACAACAACGTGCCGCATGTGGGACACGCCCACCCGCGCATCCAGGCCGCTGCTGCCGACCAATTAAAGCGAGTAAACTCCAACACCCGGTACCTTCACCCGGCGCAAACCGCATTTGCCCACAAAGTACTGTCCAAGCTGCCCGATCACTTTGAGGTCTGTTTCTTTGTCAACTCCGGGACTGAGGCAAACGAACTGGCCTTGCGCCTCGCGCGGGCACACACCGGAGCCAAAGGTATGGTGACGCCAGATCATGGGTATCACGGCAACACCACCGGTGCGATCAGCATCTCCGCCTACAAGTTCAACAAACCCGGCGGGGTCGGGCAGGCTGACTGGGTAGAGCTAATTGAAGTTGCCGATGATTACCGCGGATCTTTCCGCCGAGATGATCCGGATAAGGCCCAAAAGTATGCCGCTCTTGCAGATACAGCGATTGATCGACTTCAGGAAAAGGGCCACGGTGTGGCCGGTTTCATCGCGGAAACCTTCCCGTCAGTTGGCGGCCAAATCATTCCCCCAAAAGGGTATCTGCCTGCGATTTATGAAAAAATACGCAGGGCGGGCGGCGTCTGCATCGCAGATGAAGTGCAAACCGGCCTCGGACGGCTTGGCAAATACTATTTCGGGTTCGAACATCAGGGCGCCCTGCCAGATATCGTTGTGCTGGGCAAGCCAATCGGCAACGGCCACCCTTTGGGTGTACTTGTGACGACTAAGGCAATCGCCGAAAGCTTCGATAACGGGATTGAGTTCTTTTCCACCTTCGGCGGCTCGACACTGTCTTGCCGGATTGGAAAAGAGGTCCTGGATATTGTGGATGACGAGGGTCTGCAGGAAAACGCCCGTGTACAGGGCAAACAACTGATTGAAGGCCTGAAAATTCTAGAACAAAAATATGCCTGCGTTGGTGACGTCCGCGGCATGGGGCTGTTCCTTGGACTGGAGCTGAACAACCCGGACGGCACCGAAGCCACAGATATCTGTTCCTATGTCAAAAACCGGATGCGAGATCACCGTATCCTTATTGGCAGCGAAGGCCCCAAGGACAATATCCTGAAAATCCGGCCGCCGCTGACCATAGCGTCCGATGACACTGACATGATCATCAAAACCCTGGATAGTATTCTGCAGGAGGTGGAGGCGGGCTGACGGCCCCTCCCGCACTCCCTTCACG
It encodes the following:
- a CDS encoding aminotransferase class III-fold pyridoxal phosphate-dependent enzyme; amino-acid sequence: MTLAHWAKALREHWGIEAELTRLDGEYDLNFLAKRQDGQGYILKAMRPGCDGWLVDMQVKAFEHIAKRQPDLPCPRVIASCSGQSLLSLPDEDGQYRLVWLLNQLPGRCYAKAEPKSDALIQEVGRVLGGSAKALADFRHEGLERDFKWDLMQAGWITEQLSCIKSPARLAILREISAEFAKLEPELAKLPKQAIHNDANDYNIMVAGELTAPRRVSGLIDLGDMCAAPRVCDLAIAAAYIVLDHPAPEAALASLVAGYHETCPLTAAEVDMVWPLLRMRLAVSVVNSTLMAAENPDDPYVTVSQAPAWRFLEGKALHGGLLNARLRAACGLPVVDGADRILAWLEQERGDFAPLMGKNLADAPMGSLSVEQSTWPQNPFLMPLEEAAKVGEEFEDCGRVWLGYYHEPRLIYTDAAFRTGPWKASNRRTVHLAVDAFAPAGTAMFAPLRGEVVIAEYRSGHLDYGGLIILRHETPEGDSFFTLYGHLDPEFLDRLKPGDTIEKGEEFCRLGDPSQNGGWAPHVHFQLALSTEGMEADWPGVGDPDEMYLWRALCPNPAALLNLPDEKVIYKPTSKDSVLAGRHAHFGGNLSLTYTDPVMLVRGWKHHLFDEWGRPYLDAYNNVPHVGHAHPRIQAAAADQLKRVNSNTRYLHPAQTAFAHKVLSKLPDHFEVCFFVNSGTEANELALRLARAHTGAKGMVTPDHGYHGNTTGAISISAYKFNKPGGVGQADWVELIEVADDYRGSFRRDDPDKAQKYAALADTAIDRLQEKGHGVAGFIAETFPSVGGQIIPPKGYLPAIYEKIRRAGGVCIADEVQTGLGRLGKYYFGFEHQGALPDIVVLGKPIGNGHPLGVLVTTKAIAESFDNGIEFFSTFGGSTLSCRIGKEVLDIVDDEGLQENARVQGKQLIEGLKILEQKYACVGDVRGMGLFLGLELNNPDGTEATDICSYVKNRMRDHRILIGSEGPKDNILKIRPPLTIASDDTDMIIKTLDSILQEVEAG